The Paenibacillus mucilaginosus 3016 genome includes the window TCCGCGCGCTGTCGTGTACCGCAAGCTGAACCGGATTCCGGACCACCAGGGGACGGCCGTCAACATCCAGTCCATGGTGTTCGGCAACCTTGGAGAGGACAGCGGCACGGGCGTTCTGTTCACCCGCAACCCTTCCACAGGGGAGAAGGTGCTGTACGGCGAGTATCTGATGAACGCGCAGGGAGAGGACGTCGTGGCCGGCATCCGCACCCCGCAGGGGATCGCCGGACTTGCAGGGGAGCAGCCTCAGCTCTACCTGCAGATTGATGAAGTGGCGCAGAAGCTGGAGCGGCACTACCGGGACATGCAGGATATCGAGTTTACGATCGAGAACGGGAAGCTGTATATTCTGCAGACACGCAGCGGCAAGCGGACGGCGCAGGCGGCCGTGAAGATTGCCGCCGATCTGGTGGAGGAAGGCGTGATCTCGAAGGCGGAGGCCCTGGAGCGCATCGAAGTGAGCCATCTGGATCAGCTGCTGCACCGCTCGATCGATGAGGGGCAGCCCTTGAACGTGCTGGCGAGCGGGCTGCCGGCTTCGCCGGGGGCGGCGACCGGACAGGCCGTGTTCGACGCGGACACCGCAGAGGAGTGGGCGAGAGCAGGCCGCCAGGTGCTGCTCGTCCGGGCGGAGACGACGCCGGAGGACATCCACGGCGTGTTGGCCGCCACCGGGGTGCTGACGACCCGGGGCGGCATGACCAGCCATGCGGCGGTCGTCGCGCGGGGCATGGGCAAGCCGTGCGTCTGCGGCTGCGAAGCGCTTCGCATCGGGGAAGGCAGCTTCACCATCGGCGGGACGCAGGTGAACGAAGGCGACTGGGTCTCCATCGACGGGGCGACCGGCCGGGTGATCCTCGGCAAGCTGGTCCTGAAGGAGCCGGAAATCTCGCCGGAGCTCTCGACGCTGCTCGGCTGGGCTGACGGAATCCGCCGCCTCAAGGTATTGACCAATGCCGATACGCCGGAGGATGCGGCCAAGGCGAGAGAGCTCGGTGCCGAAGGGATCGGCCTGTGCCGCACCGAGCACATGTTCATGTCGGCGGACCGGGTGCCGGTCGTCCAGGAGATGATTCTGGCCGAGGACGAAGCGGCGCGCCGGACTGCGCTCGGGAAGCTGCTGCCGATGCAGCAGGGGGACTTCGAGGGCATCTTCCGCTCGATGGCCGGCCTGCCGGTGACCGTACGTCTGCTCGATCCGCCCCTGCACGAATTCCTGCCGAGCCTGGAGCACCTCATCGTCCAGCAGGCCCGCCTCTCCTGCGATGCTTCGTCCGACAGGGCGGAGCGGGAGAAGGTCGACACCCTTCTTCGCAAGGTGCGGGGACTGCACGAGATGAATCCGATGCTGGGTACGCGCGGCTGCCGGCTCGGCATCCTCTTCGAGGAAATCTACGAGATGCAGGTTGAAGCGCTGTTCCGCGCGGCGCTGATCTGCCGGGCGG containing:
- the ppdK gene encoding pyruvate, phosphate dikinase; this translates as MRKQRVLFFTEGNAGMKTLLGGKGANLAEMTKAGLPVPPGFTVTTEVCRAYLAGGHQLPEGLMDEVAAAMTGIEELKGQGFGRPDAPLLVSVRSGSVTSMPGMMDTILNLGLNDETVAGLAAMTGNPRFAYDCYRRLLQMFGNVVFEIEHYHFERELLLLKKEQGCEEDSELSAERVEELCRAYQRVIKKKAGVSFPQGVFDQLHMAIEAVFRSWNNPRAVVYRKLNRIPDHQGTAVNIQSMVFGNLGEDSGTGVLFTRNPSTGEKVLYGEYLMNAQGEDVVAGIRTPQGIAGLAGEQPQLYLQIDEVAQKLERHYRDMQDIEFTIENGKLYILQTRSGKRTAQAAVKIAADLVEEGVISKAEALERIEVSHLDQLLHRSIDEGQPLNVLASGLPASPGAATGQAVFDADTAEEWARAGRQVLLVRAETTPEDIHGVLAATGVLTTRGGMTSHAAVVARGMGKPCVCGCEALRIGEGSFTIGGTQVNEGDWVSIDGATGRVILGKLVLKEPEISPELSTLLGWADGIRRLKVLTNADTPEDAAKARELGAEGIGLCRTEHMFMSADRVPVVQEMILAEDEAARRTALGKLLPMQQGDFEGIFRSMAGLPVTVRLLDPPLHEFLPSLEHLIVQQARLSCDASSDRAEREKVDTLLRKVRGLHEMNPMLGTRGCRLGILFEEIYEMQVEALFRAALICRAEGVEVLPELMIPLVGHANELKRMRELVDRTAARVLGERLPEVPYRVGTMIEVPRAAITAGQIARHADFFSFGTNDLTQMTFGYSRDDAEGKFLTHYVEHKLLPENPFQVLDEEGVGELILWAVDKGRAVKPALKTGVCGEHGGDKDSIFFCHGAGLDYVSCSPYRVPLARIAAAQAVIAAEREAAAERETVQTA